TTTTGCATTCCTGAAAACAAACTGCTTACCATGGCGAGTACCATTGCCGCGAATAAAATAGGTTTTAATCCTTTTTTCAACTGTTTTCCCTCCTAGTATGTATGCTTACCTACCAAGCATAACGTCTGTTTGTAAAAAGTATGTTTTAGAGGGAATAATGTTTGTAAAGTAGAATACGAGTTAGGAATACTCTTGAAAAAACAAGGGTTTGACTGTTAAATTTAGGAGATTAGTTTTATAGAGGTGAGAGATTTATTTCCTAGAAAAATTTACAGAGGTTTTATTATGTTACGTCAATTTAACCAAGTGGACGAAGTTTTGCAAAGCAGTTGCTGATATTTACTAGATTAAAAAGCCTGCCTTCAAATAGAAAGCAGGCTTTTATTAACGTTCAACAGCTTTATTAAAAACAAAAAACGCCACCAAAGTCCCCAAACTCCCCAATCCAAGCAGAATCAGAAGAGGAAAGATGCTGGTACTTATGTAAAACAGGATCCCAATCCCCACCGTAATCCCAACTGTATGCAACGGCTTCCCAATCGACAGCAGCATTGCGTTCTTAAGCGATTGAAACAGTTTCAGATGAAAGTGCACCGTGTTGGAGAAGAAGTGCAGCGTGAAAACGAACATGAATACGCCTGCGGCCAGGAAGAGATAGTAGAGCGGCGAGCTGGTTTTGGCAAAGTAAACGTAGTCGATGACCAGGATGAACCAAAGCGGAACAATAAGCAGGCCGCCTATCATGCTTCGGATATAATTTTCTTTGTAGAAACGCCAGTAGGAACGGATCAGAGGAACTTGGCTGTCCGTAGTCACCCATTTGCGTATAATACCAAAGAGAGCGGTTGTGGCCGGAAACAGGATGAACGGAGCGAAGAACGCAATGGTCAGTCCGTTGACAATTAAGCCCGCCGGGTCCTTGATTGCAAATAGATTGAAGGTTAAGTAGACGATCGGCAGGTTGAAGAATAGCCATAGAATGTTGGCTGTGAAGATTTTGGTGATCCATTCGGTTACGGTGTTGAGCTGCTGCAGCAATCCTCCGGTTTTCATTGATATCCCCCTGATTAATTGAAAACGTTTTTCTCGTTTTTCTCTTATCATAGCATATTCATTTTGAGCTTTGGACGGTATCCAACAATGAAGAAGTAGAAGAGTTTTTAAAGTTTAACAAGTTAATAGAATCACAGGTAGTGCATTAGCCTATGGAAGTTGTAGGCAATGCTTTTTATTTTGACAGATTAAATGTCAGGTGAAAAAGATAACAACTTTTTAGAACCTTTAGTTGAAATTTATATCAATTAATGAACAACAAAAGTCCCTCTAAGAGAGCAACGGTTTAACGAGTTTTCTTATTTTCTCACGCCCATTACATTCCTAAGCAGAAATAAAATAATTGTATAGGGTATTATGATATGGTATTATAAAAACATCAAATCACATATATGATTTAGAATCACATATGTGATTTCGGAGGTATGACATGTCAGTAAAATCTGCAGAACGAGTATTAAGAGTATTTGAATTAGTAGCTCATCACCCAGAAGGTCTAACTATTAAAGAAATCAGTGAAAATCTTTCGTTCCCACAGAGCAGTACATCTAATTTAGTTGGTACTCTTTTTGAGGAAGGATATCTAAACCAAGATTCCCTTAAGCGTTATAAATTAGGGCCAAAACTGGTTCAGCTTGGAACACTTGCAATGGAATCTCTGGACATTTCTTCTCAAGGAACACCACATCTTAAAAAACTGATGGAAGATGTGCAAGAAACAGTATTCATGGCTGTATTGTCAGAAAGAGAGTTAGTTTACGTGGCTAAGATAGACAATAATCGGTCTATTCGAACAACCGCTCAACCGGGTTATCGGAAACCTTTATATTGCACGGGACTGGGCAAAGCATTTCTGGCTTTCCTGCCCCAGAATGAGAAAAATGCTATTTTGGACTATGCTGAACTTTCCCCTATCACAAAAAATACAATCACGGATCGCCAAGAATTAGAGAAGGAATTGAAAAGGTTTGCAGGTATGGGATATTCCATTGATGATGAGGAAAATGAAGAGGGTTTATATTGTTTAGCAGCACCCATTTTCGGTGCCGATCATACCATTCAAGCAGCCATTAGCGTAGCCGGGCCAAAAGAAAGAATGATCAGCCGCAAGGAGTTCATAGCGGACAAACTTCTTCAAACATCAAAGGAAATCTCCAAAAGCATAGGGCATTCATAAGAGCTGCAAGAGAGAGAAAAGGAGGCGCAGTATGGATGTAGTGAGTATGGGAGAAACGATGGTTTTGTTTACTCCGGATACACAAGGGCAGATGAGGTACGCCAGGAATTTCTCGTCAAAAATGGCTGGTGCCGAAACCAACACATTAATCGGGCTGGCAAAGCTCGGCCACAAGACAGGATGGATCAGTCGTGTAGGGAAGGATGAATTTGGATCGTTCGTCCTTTCGGCTGTCAGGGCTGAAGGAGTCGATACAAGTCAAGTCACAACTGACAAAAATGCACCAACAGGTATCTTTTTTAAAGAGATGCTGAATGAAAAAAATGTTCGAATATACTATCATCGAAAATATTCTGCGGCCAGTTTTCTGGATCCTAGTTATATCAAAGAAGAGTATATCGCGAACACGAAATACCTTTACATAACAGGTATTACTCCAGCACTAAGCCAATCTTGCCGAGACAGCATCTTTTATGCTATTGAGATAGCAAAGAAACATGGCAAAAAAGTTGTCTTTGATCCTAATATTCGACGTAAATTATGGAGCGATGAAGAAGCTCGAAAAACGCTTCTTGCAATCGCTGAAATGGCTGACATTGTGCTGCCGGGCATTAATGAAGGGGAATTTTTGTTTGGAACAGAAGATTGTGAAGAATTAGCAGAGCTATTTCATAATCATGGAGTTGCAACCGTTATCATCAAACGCGGAGAAAAAGGAGCTTATTATTCGGCTTCTTCTGAAAAAGGATATGTACAAGGCTTTAAAGTGGAAAAAGTAGTGGATCCGGTCGGTGCAGGTGACGGTTTTGCCTCTGGTGTGCTTTCAGGTTTATTGGATGGGCTTACTCTTGAGAAGTGTGTG
The window above is part of the Metabacillus dongyingensis genome. Proteins encoded here:
- a CDS encoding YesL family protein, coding for MKTGGLLQQLNTVTEWITKIFTANILWLFFNLPIVYLTFNLFAIKDPAGLIVNGLTIAFFAPFILFPATTALFGIIRKWVTTDSQVPLIRSYWRFYKENYIRSMIGGLLIVPLWFILVIDYVYFAKTSSPLYYLFLAAGVFMFVFTLHFFSNTVHFHLKLFQSLKNAMLLSIGKPLHTVGITVGIGILFYISTSIFPLLILLGLGSLGTLVAFFVFNKAVER
- a CDS encoding IclR family transcriptional regulator; this encodes MSVKSAERVLRVFELVAHHPEGLTIKEISENLSFPQSSTSNLVGTLFEEGYLNQDSLKRYKLGPKLVQLGTLAMESLDISSQGTPHLKKLMEDVQETVFMAVLSERELVYVAKIDNNRSIRTTAQPGYRKPLYCTGLGKAFLAFLPQNEKNAILDYAELSPITKNTITDRQELEKELKRFAGMGYSIDDEENEEGLYCLAAPIFGADHTIQAAISVAGPKERMISRKEFIADKLLQTSKEISKSIGHS
- a CDS encoding sugar kinase produces the protein MDVVSMGETMVLFTPDTQGQMRYARNFSSKMAGAETNTLIGLAKLGHKTGWISRVGKDEFGSFVLSAVRAEGVDTSQVTTDKNAPTGIFFKEMLNEKNVRIYYHRKYSAASFLDPSYIKEEYIANTKYLYITGITPALSQSCRDSIFYAIEIAKKHGKKVVFDPNIRRKLWSDEEARKTLLAIAEMADIVLPGINEGEFLFGTEDCEELAELFHNHGVATVIIKRGEKGAYYSASSEKGYVQGFKVEKVVDPVGAGDGFASGVLSGLLDGLTLEKCVQRGCAIGALVTTVSGDIEGLPDREILEAYTELPGSDDVTR